One Comamonas odontotermitis genomic window, CACCGGCCTGTCCACCCTGTCGATCATCCTGGCCGCCACCTTCTGGACCGCCTTGTGGGGACCTATCGGCCTGATCCTGTCCACGCCGCTCACCGTCTGCCTGCTGGTGCTGGGGCGCTATATACCTGCCCTGCGGTTCTTCGAGATCCTGCTGGGCAGCGGCGCGGTGTTCGACCCGCCGCAAAAACTCTTCCAGCGCCTGCTGGGCGGCAATGTGGACGAGGCGGTCGATGTGGCGACCCACCGCATCGATGAAGAGCTGCCTGCCAAACCCACCGGCCAGGACACGGCCAGGGCCGTCACCAGGTTCTACGATGGCGTGGCGATTCCCGCGCTCAAGCTCGCAGCGCACAACTACCTGAACCAGTCCACGGCAGAACACCGCCTGCGCCTGTCCGTGGGCACGGCAGAGCTAGTCGAAGAACTGCGGGAGCACTACCCCCCTGCAAAGGCCGTACTTGTGGGGCAGGAAGCCACCGAGCGGGAAGAGGGCGGCAAGCCCGTGCACGAGGCACCCGGCCGGCCAGCCATACTGTGCGTGGGCCTGCGCTGGGACATTGACGTACAGGCCGCAGCCATGGCCGCCCACGCCCTGCAGCTGTACGGCCTGCCAGCTGGGCACGACGCCGAAGCACTGCCCGTTTTCCCCCGCGACGCCGATCTCAACACCTGGGCCGGGGTGCGTGCGGTCTGCATCTGCAGCTTTCACCCCCACCCGCAGACCAAGCTGCGCCAACTGTGCAAGCGCATCCGCCAGCGCTGGCCAGAGCTGGGAATCGTCGTGGCGCTGTGGAACACCGACAACCAGCTGCTCGACCCCGATGCCATCCGCGCCATCCAGGCCGACTACGGCGTGCGCACCATCGACGAGCTTGCGCTCCGCATTCAGGTGGAATCGGGCGTTGAACAATGGGTACAGCAAGCCGTCAAGCCCGAAATCCCGGCGGGCGAAGACAAGCGCCTCAAGGCCCTGCACAAGAGTGGCGTGCTGCACCCAGTCCACCACGACCAGTACCGCGAGGCCGCCATACAGGCCTGCAATGCTTTCCAGGTGCCCTGGGCCTACGTCGCCTGGGTCGATAAGGACCGCGTCTACATGCCGGGCGCTGTTTTTGACAGTGGCGACAGCGAACTTGCGCAAACGGGCATGGCTCGTGCCGACGCACTGGCCTCCTTCGTGATCGCCGATGGCGCGCCCCTGGTGATCGAAGACACACAGCGCAACCCACGCTTTGCGCGCAACCCGCATGTGGACAGCCTGGGCGTGCGCTTCTACGCAGCAGCACCCCTGCGCTACAGGCGGGGGGCCGTTCTGGGGGCCCTGTGCATACTCGATCAGGTGCCGCGCGACATGAGCGCCGACGACCTCAAGGTGCTCGAAAACATGGCCGACGACTTGATGAAATCGCTGGAAGGCAGCCACGGAATACCGATAGCTGTCTCTCCAAACCCCGATCCCGCTCGGTAATAGGAGCCGTTAACACAACCCGGCAAATCGCAGATTTGCGGTTGAGACAAGGCGCCGGTCTGTGCTAACAGCTGATAGCGGCTCTGGTCCCTCACCCCGACACCTGTAAACATACAAGCCGCTCTAAAGCCAAAGCTGGCAAAACGTCTCTCACACCATGCCTGGCGCGACGCGCCAGGCATCCCATCAAAAGCCCTGTGCTCAGAGCCTCCCCCGGCCCCAACGCGCTGTACCAGAGGCCTGGCGGCTCAAATGTCAGAGCAGAGAAGGGGCTAGCCAGCAGGCAGGCTATTGCGCCACCTGAAGCACTGCCAACTTGCCCCCTCGGGCGGGAGCGGCAGCCCCTGGCCGGACGCCCCTGGCCGGGCGTCCCTAGCCGGGCGCCCCAATTTTTCAACGGCCCATCAAAGTTTGTGTTGATGAGCCTCGGGCCCGATGACAAGCACTGGCTGCTATGAGTAGCCACCCATAACTGCTGCGAACACTGCGTCCTGCCACACCACTGTCTGCTGCCTCGCACCACTTCCGGTGCAACGGGTGCTTCACATCCCATTTCCGGCTGCGCTTTGCTGGCTGGGCATCACGGCTCTGGTCACCACCATGTGGCCGCAATGTTGCTAATTTCCTCGTAAGCATTTGATTATTCTGACGAGCTTAATCATAAGTAATTTTAAAAAATATTTGATTTAATAAATTAAACAGATTAATAATTATTTTATTGATGTAAAAAATCTATTAACAGAGTTTGATATAAAAAATTGAATATCGCGCCTTGATCTAAATCAATCTCTGTGCGGTGTCGTTGTTTCTGGAGCAGTCAGACATAAATTTGCAATCGAGTATCCATATTTAATATAAATTATTGAAGCTGAGTTAGGATAGATTTTTTTGAATTTGTTATAGGAAAAATAGATGGCTCGAATTGCCATTGACAATTTTTAGTTTTTTGAAAACCAATAGTATTTGTCAACTGTTGTTATTTTAAAAAATATAAATTAATTAGAAATTAAGTTTGAGACAAAAACTAGGAATGTGTAGCATTATTGAAGCATGTGTAATGCAGATGTTTCTAGAATGCATGATATTAAATGGTGTTTAGAGATGAATGCGAGTTGCGGCGAACATGACTAATTTTTTTAGAACATTGGGGTATATGCTAATTGGCATACTCCTCGCAGGGGGAGGGCAAGGGGCTTTCGCACGACAGGTGCTGATGCTGCCTGCCGTTATTACCGGTGGCAATGCAGAGTGTGTGGCTGCAATTGACGCTTTCGCCAATACGGAGGTCGAATTTGCGATGGTAGTGGGTGCAACCAATCTCATGCGCATGCCCGTGCTCGGGCGCGCCAATGCCATCTCGCAGACAACACCCGCCAGTGCGCCCGGTCCTTATAACTTGATGCAGGCGGCCTCTGCCAGCAGCGCAATCGACGACGCCAATGGGGCCATCATACAAAGCGCATTTGCCAACCGTTGAGCCAACTCCATTGGCTTTTATGTGGGTGGGTACTGGAAAGATGGTCGGGGTCATGATCTGATCCTGGCGTAAACAGGGCCATGTACGCCTTAATACAGGAGATTGATTTCAGTGATACCTGAACTGAATCCAGTTTTCTTTTTAAAGTATTGGTTGAATTCTTTGAATTTATTGAATTAATTCAGCCATTAAATCATCTTGGTACATTGATACAGGCGAATATGTATAAGAGGGAGGTTTAACAAATGCTTGCAAACACCAGGCTCGAGCTATTTTCAGAACTATGCATCCACGCACAAGAGCAGAGGCGGGCAAAAATATTGTCGGAAATAGGCATTGCCTCGTCAATTGAAGAGCGGTTTTCAATTCTCGTGATACTGCTGTATCCCAAAAATTACGGTCGATACAAGTCTATTCAACGAGACACCAATATCAATGCAATCCATTGGAATCATGTCGTTTTTAATCGACAGCAGCTTACCTCGGTAATGATTCAGGCTTTTGGCAAAAAATGGCCAGAACATGTTTATTGGATGATAACGGGCCAAAATGACAGCAACGTACCCAATAGCCATCCTTCATCGCTGATTGATGGATACCTGGAAGTGTGCGAAAAGCCGGTGATGAAGCGCTTTTTTTAATAGAGCGCAAGCCTGCTCTATGGTGTGCAGAAAAAATACTGGAAAAACCATACGATAAAACATAGGGTTGTTCGTAAAGGCAATTCCGTAATGCGGCAGGCTCGCAACCAGCTTTATGGGGGCGTTGCTGATCTTTATCTGAAAACCAAGCATAAAAAGTAATAGTCCAAGAGCCCTCGGGGTGCATCATGAAAAATAAATTATACGGGCCTTCAAATGGTTTCAGTTTCTGCCACCCATGCCATGACGGCTTCTGTATTTTCAGTATTGATTGTGTGCTTCGTGATTACTTGTATGTGTCCAAGTCTGTTTTCTGCTGCTGATGAAATCGCACCTTGCTTCGTTGATAACACATGCAAAGAGCATCATTAACCACCAACCTTTCGGTGAAATAAAATGAGCGCATTTTTATATTACTGCTTCCGGCAGATGCTGTTGCGCAAGCCCGCACGCAACAAATCATTGGAACGCATGCACTCCAGTGGGTTTTCCCCGCGCTCAGGTGTTTTTGAAACAGCAAAATGGCGGGGGGCGGTCAATCGCGCCTGGTCAACCGTTGGGGTTGCCGTGGTTTTTATGCTCATGGGCACGGCTGCGCAGGCTGCTGTTACGGTGAACAAGGCGTTTGCCCCCAGCTCCATGACGGCAGCGGGCACATCCACGCTCACCATCACACTGGCCAACACCGCTACCAGTGCAGCCGTCAGTGCAGCCGTTACCGATACGCTGCCCAGTGGCCTCACGGTGGCCTCGCCCAGCAACATAGCCACCACCTGCGGCGGTACCGTTTCTGCCACACCGGGCGGTAACAGCGTCAGCCTCACGGGCGGCACCATTCCGGCCAACGGCGTCACTTGCACGGTAACCGTCTCCGTCACCACCAGTGTCACCGGCAACTACACCAACACCATCCCTGCAGGGGCGCTGACTACTTCGCAGGGCAACAATGGCGCTGCTGCATCAGCAACGCTGGCCGTCATCACCCAACAACCGATCACTGGCAGTTGGGCGCTTACCAACACCAACGGGGGAGGCGGCTACCTCAAAGGCAACGGGCCTGCTTACAAATACACCGTAACGCTCAACAACCCCAATACGATGGCGCTCACCAACGCCGCAACCACCTTTACCTTGCCGGCACAGATTGCGTTTGCATCACCCAATAACCTCGCCACTACCTGCGGCGGCACCTTAACATCCACGGCTTCTTCCGGCACCTTGGCGGCGGGCACCATTCCTGCAAACGGGAGCTGCTCAATCTCCTTCGATGTCGTTGCGGCAACGCCCGGCAACATTTTCTGGGGAACAGTCAATTTAAGTATTGCTGCCAACAACATCACCACAGCGCAAGGCATCACGAATGCAGGGGGCATTGCGGGTGGGGTTGGGGTGGGAACCGGCGCGAATGTTGTCAAAGGCATCAGCCCCACCCCCATTCTCAGTGGTGGCACATCCACATTGACGCTGACATTTGCCTATTTGAATGTCGGCAGTACCTTGCCACTCAACCTGACGGATACCTTTCCTGCGGGCATGACGGTCGCTGCGCTCCCCAATATCTCCAACACCTGCGGGGGCTTGGTTACGGCGGTACCGGGCGGGGGCAGCGTGCAGCTTGCAGGGGGCTCGCTACCCGGCGTGGCAATCACGGCAGGTACTTACAACAGTTGCACTGTCAAGGTTGATATCACAGGTATCAACAATGGCGCCTCATGCACCTCGGCCAATGTGGTTTTGACGAATACGATTCCTGCAGGCAATTTCAGCGGCCTTACCTATCCCACGAGCTCGGCTGCGCTGACCGTGGTACCAACTCGGCCACTGTGCGGCTCCAGCAAATCGATTTCCAATTTCACCTACGCAGGCACGCCCATCGATATTGCTGGCAGTGTGCAGACCGTTACCATCACGCTGCGCAACCCTTTGGCGGTGCAAGATGTCGTTACCAGCCTGACTGACAACCTGACCAGTGGCCTTACCGTAGCAGCCAGCCCCGCACCCACCACGACTTGCGTGGGGGGCGTCATCACCGCCATCTCGGGGGCATCGTCGTTCTCGATGGTGGGTGGCATCATTCCAGCCTCCAACGGCACCACTTCAGGCTCTTGCACCGTCAGCGTGCCAGTCAATGTGCCGTTGAGTGCCTCCAATACCAATATCAACAATACCATCCCCATTGGCGGTATCACCACGGTCAATGGCAGCAACATCACGGCCATTGGCAGTGGCAACGTTCTTATCTATAGCCCCTTGCGTATTAGCAAAGGGCTCAACCCCAGCCAGGGGGCACCGGGTACCGTATCGCAGTTGACCATCGCCATCAACAATGGCAATGGTTTTACCAGCGGGCCGGCACTTTTCCCGCTCAGCAATATTACCGGTAGCGATACGTTGCCAGCCAATATGGTGGTGGCCACACCTTCGGCCCTGGCTACCACCTGCACGGGGGGCACGGTAACTGCCCCCGCAGGCGGAAGCACGGTCAGTTTCTCTGGCATCAACCTAGCTTTGAATGCCAACTGCACCATTACCCTCAATGTACAGGTGTCGCCCACTGCACCCGTGGGCACCATCACCAACACTATTGCATCCAATACCGTCACCACCAATGAGGGGCCCAGGAATACCACTATTCCTGTGGGGGCCGGATCTTTTGCCAACGGGTCCGCCGTTGCGGGCTTTGGCGTGGTCAATCCCAATGTCACCAATGTCACCGTCAACAAGACATTCTCGCCAGCCAATGTGGTGCTGGGCACGCCAAGCACGGTCAATATTCAGTTCATCAACACCAATGCCAGCAATATCACGCTGACTGGCGCGGCACTGACGGATGCCTTGCCCGCAGGCATGACGGTTGCCAGCCCGGCCTCTGCATCCTTTACCGGGGCAGGGTGTGGGGGCGCGTTTACCTTGTCAGCAACCCCGGGCGCATCTACAGCATCCCTGTCCGGGGCGCAGATCAATGCGGGAGCAACCTGTTCGCTCAAGTTCAACGTCGTCACCAATGCCGCAGGCAATGTGATCAACACGCTGCCAGCGGGGGCACTTACGTCAGCGCAAGGTATCAGCAATCTGCAACCTACGGTCGCAACGCTGGCGGTCAACGGCACGGCTGATCTGTCGATCAGCAAAACCGACAACCAAACCACCATGAGTACTGGCACCTCATCCACCTACCAGATTGTGGTGAGGAACCTCGGCCCCAACAATGTGGCAGGCGCCTTGGTGAGCGATACCCCGCCTGCAGGCATGACATTTACCAGCTGGACTTGCGCAGCAACTGCAGGGGCGACGTGCGGCGCTGCCTCGGGCAGCGGGGCCATCAGCGACACGATCAATATCAACGTGGGCAGCACTGTTACCTATACAGTCACCGCACAGATCCCGATCAACTTCAGCGGCACAACCGTCACCAACACGGCGACGGTAGATCAGCCCGGCTCGGTGGCAGACGCCAACCAGGCCAACAACACGGCCAGTGACACCGATACGGTCATCTCAGGTGTTGTTCTGAATTTGACAAAAGTCAAGTCACCTAACCCAACCACCTATACGCCGGGCGCCAATGCCACCTATACCATCACGGTACAGAATACCGGGCCAGCAAATGCGGGGCAGGTGAACCTTTCTGACACCTTGCCAGCAGGCGTTACGCTCACCGGCACACCTACCTGTACCGCCACAGGCACTGCAACTTGCGGCACGGTGGCGGGCTCCAGCGGTCAAACACAGTTCACGGTCTCTGGGGCTACCTTGCCATCGGCCAGCAGCGGCACGCTCACCTTCAATGTGCCAATCATGTTTGCATCCAACATGACCGCTCCGAGCATCGTCAACACGGTGACTGCCATCGATGCGCCCAGCCAGGCCACTGGTACGGCCAGCACGCCCAATACTCTGGTGCTGCCCAGTGCAGATATTTCTGTTGCAAAAAGCGGGCCACCTGCCGTGGTGCCTGGCGCGCCGATCCAGTACACCTTGCTGGTCGGCAATGCGGGCCCCACCGACGCCAACGGAACCAGTTTCAGCGATACCGTTCCGTCCACCATCACAGGGGTGGTGGCCACTTGCGGTAATCCTACAGGCGG contains:
- a CDS encoding AI-2E family transporter; protein product: MPGLRLMVGMVIAGVVIFGLYVGRNVLLPLALAALLGFLLDPAVSRLKRWGLPRLLSVILVVMVAIAGVGAGALYVGSQATVLSAELPTYQNTIRQKLRNLKGYFKGPSVFDGAFKVFNTVETEIALPDTGKPKPARAQKVEIQEPAAKPIQKMLDVVSKVGEPVATAGIVLLFVILILLDRSDLQDRLLRLMGRNMHMATDALDEASTRIGQYLRMQFIVNLSYGIPMWLGLWWIGVPGAALWGALAAVMRFVPYIGPMVSAIFPLTLAFAVDPGWDLLLWTLALILVLELISNNIIEPWLYGSSTGLSTLSIILAATFWTALWGPIGLILSTPLTVCLLVLGRYIPALRFFEILLGSGAVFDPPQKLFQRLLGGNVDEAVDVATHRIDEELPAKPTGQDTARAVTRFYDGVAIPALKLAAHNYLNQSTAEHRLRLSVGTAELVEELREHYPPAKAVLVGQEATEREEGGKPVHEAPGRPAILCVGLRWDIDVQAAAMAAHALQLYGLPAGHDAEALPVFPRDADLNTWAGVRAVCICSFHPHPQTKLRQLCKRIRQRWPELGIVVALWNTDNQLLDPDAIRAIQADYGVRTIDELALRIQVESGVEQWVQQAVKPEIPAGEDKRLKALHKSGVLHPVHHDQYREAAIQACNAFQVPWAYVAWVDKDRVYMPGAVFDSGDSELAQTGMARADALASFVIADGAPLVIEDTQRNPRFARNPHVDSLGVRFYAAAPLRYRRGAVLGALCILDQVPRDMSADDLKVLENMADDLMKSLEGSHGIPIAVSPNPDPAR
- a CDS encoding DUF7933 domain-containing protein, translated to MLMGTAAQAAVTVNKAFAPSSMTAAGTSTLTITLANTATSAAVSAAVTDTLPSGLTVASPSNIATTCGGTVSATPGGNSVSLTGGTIPANGVTCTVTVSVTTSVTGNYTNTIPAGALTTSQGNNGAAASATLAVITQQPITGSWALTNTNGGGGYLKGNGPAYKYTVTLNNPNTMALTNAATTFTLPAQIAFASPNNLATTCGGTLTSTASSGTLAAGTIPANGSCSISFDVVAATPGNIFWGTVNLSIAANNITTAQGITNAGGIAGGVGVGTGANVVKGISPTPILSGGTSTLTLTFAYLNVGSTLPLNLTDTFPAGMTVAALPNISNTCGGLVTAVPGGGSVQLAGGSLPGVAITAGTYNSCTVKVDITGINNGASCTSANVVLTNTIPAGNFSGLTYPTSSAALTVVPTRPLCGSSKSISNFTYAGTPIDIAGSVQTVTITLRNPLAVQDVVTSLTDNLTSGLTVAASPAPTTTCVGGVITAISGASSFSMVGGIIPASNGTTSGSCTVSVPVNVPLSASNTNINNTIPIGGITTVNGSNITAIGSGNVLIYSPLRISKGLNPSQGAPGTVSQLTIAINNGNGFTSGPALFPLSNITGSDTLPANMVVATPSALATTCTGGTVTAPAGGSTVSFSGINLALNANCTITLNVQVSPTAPVGTITNTIASNTVTTNEGPRNTTIPVGAGSFANGSAVAGFGVVNPNVTNVTVNKTFSPANVVLGTPSTVNIQFINTNASNITLTGAALTDALPAGMTVASPASASFTGAGCGGAFTLSATPGASTASLSGAQINAGATCSLKFNVVTNAAGNVINTLPAGALTSAQGISNLQPTVATLAVNGTADLSISKTDNQTTMSTGTSSTYQIVVRNLGPNNVAGALVSDTPPAGMTFTSWTCAATAGATCGAASGSGAISDTININVGSTVTYTVTAQIPINFSGTTVTNTATVDQPGSVADANQANNTASDTDTVISGVVLNLTKVKSPNPTTYTPGANATYTITVQNTGPANAGQVNLSDTLPAGVTLTGTPTCTATGTATCGTVAGSSGQTQFTVSGATLPSASSGTLTFNVPIMFASNMTAPSIVNTVTAIDAPSQATGTASTPNTLVLPSADISVAKSGPPAVVPGAPIQYTLLVGNAGPTDANGTSFSDTVPSTITGVVATCGNPTGGAVCPASVTVTGNAISGTVPTLPANSSVTITVTGTTSSSNTAPITNTATVTSPANMADPNVGNNASTATTVAAPVISISKVADVSTLIPGGTVHYTVTVKSLGPAAASNVLVSDPMPAGITAQSWSCAAAGGATCTASGTGAVADTIAAFPAGATATYTITATVSNAPPATVTNTASSTPGANGVCAPGNTAAPCTAAVTLGSAPIIEVSKTANTTALVPGGTVTYTVTVSNTGASAANDVLVTDPQAGGITSQSWSCAASGGAACPQASGAGGINQTVVLMPTGSSVTYTITAVISNTPPTNVSNTAAAMPSESGTVCGPTNTPGPCSATASVPPLPQVSVTKSANASTVVAGGTIVYTIVVSNSGVMPANNTAVSDPIPAGITSQSWTCTASGGAACAASGSGAVTDTIAAFPAGSFATYTVTAQVSATPPATIGNTVVATPPAGTLCTPGNTTSPCSASAAVSPNPQISVAKSVDAPTITPGGVVHYTVSVTNNGSVAADGTTVSDPIPAGITAQSWTCAAQAGATCTTSGTGAISDTLAVFPPGSLVTYTVTATVSATPPATIANTASATPSGGGTCAPGNTAPPCTATASSTPLPQVQISKTAGTSTLIPGGTVTYTVTVKNTSAVAADGTTVSDPMPAGITAQSWSCAAAGGATCTASGTGAVADTLATFPAGATATYTITATVSNAPPATVTNTASSTPGANGVCAPGNTAAPCTAAVTLGSAPIIEVSKTADTTVLAPGSTVHYTVTVSNTGSVAADGTTVSDAVPVGIAQQSWACSATGGATCTASGTGAISDTITTFPVGAVVTYTVTATVSSAPPAAITNTATVTPSGEGVCGVDMKAAAMKASQAKAASLKAPPCTASVTGSSTPQLQITKTADLQTVAVGGTIEYTVTVINGGSVPADGTVISDPIPEGIASQLWTCRTSAGAVCAGIGSGAISDTITSLPVGGSVVYTVTAKVSFTAPKTITNVATITPPAGGNCAPCTASAATAVQQNSTPAPVPGLGAWGVGWMLLLLPMAAGLAARRRSTKA